A stretch of the Sphingomonas sp. CL5.1 genome encodes the following:
- a CDS encoding SDR family oxidoreductase, whose translation MGKTVLITGAASGFGRGVAFGLARRGHKAIASCQIWPQVTELRSAAKAEGIELQVIKLDVLSEIDRAKALELDIDVLHNNAGIMESGPMAEIPMAVFRSVFETNVFAALALAQGFARKMVQRGSGRIVWTSSVAGLVKVPFDGAYAASKHAVEGICSAMHEELKPYGVEVVTVNPGAFRTGFNDTGMESMDQWWSQGERVVAHWPVRELNKQHDPAEMIAAIIDVIEARDPPYRTVRPATAEEMVRKEQADIWERKASEA comes from the coding sequence ATGGGTAAGACAGTTCTGATAACCGGCGCGGCATCAGGGTTCGGGCGCGGTGTTGCTTTCGGCCTTGCCCGGCGCGGTCATAAGGCGATCGCCAGCTGCCAGATCTGGCCGCAGGTCACGGAACTGCGCAGCGCCGCCAAGGCCGAGGGCATCGAATTGCAGGTCATCAAGCTCGATGTGCTGAGCGAGATCGACCGCGCCAAGGCGCTGGAACTGGACATCGACGTCCTGCACAACAATGCCGGCATCATGGAATCCGGACCGATGGCCGAGATTCCGATGGCGGTATTCCGCTCGGTCTTCGAGACCAACGTCTTCGCGGCATTGGCCCTTGCGCAGGGCTTTGCCCGCAAGATGGTGCAGCGCGGTTCGGGTCGCATCGTCTGGACCAGTTCGGTCGCCGGGCTCGTCAAGGTGCCGTTCGACGGTGCCTATGCGGCATCCAAACATGCGGTCGAGGGCATTTGCTCTGCGATGCACGAGGAGTTGAAGCCCTATGGCGTCGAGGTGGTGACGGTCAATCCCGGCGCCTTCCGCACCGGCTTCAACGACACCGGCATGGAGAGCATGGACCAATGGTGGAGCCAGGGCGAGCGCGTCGTCGCGCACTGGCCGGTGCGCGAACTCAACAAGCAGCACGATCCCGCCGAGATGATCGCAGCGATCATCGATGTCATAGAGGCCCGGGACCCGCCCTATCGGACCGTGCGCCCCGCCACCGCGGAGGAGATGGTGCGCAAGGAACAGGCCGACATCTGGGAACGGAAGGCTTCGGAGGCCTGA
- the hchA gene encoding glyoxalase III HchA: MSDQTITDKNPQSDPAEENAFFPSPYSLSQFTSPKSDLSGADYPNPYTGGKKVLMIGADERYLLTDNGSFFSTGNHPVETLLPMYHLDKAGFAFDVATVSGNPVKFEYWAMPSEDEEVKRFFEKYHPQFKQPLKLSDVIEGGLNDYIAIFVPGGHGALIGLPESEDVAAALEWAAANDRFVISLCHGPAAFLAVGASDIYRGYKICAFPDALDAKTPDIGYMPGHLTWKFGEKLKGLGFEIVNDDISGAVHQDRNLLTGDSPLAGNNLGKLAAEALLKATTSG; this comes from the coding sequence ATGTCCGACCAGACTATCACCGACAAGAATCCGCAATCCGATCCGGCTGAGGAAAATGCGTTTTTTCCCTCACCCTATTCGCTGAGCCAGTTCACCTCGCCGAAATCCGATCTGAGCGGCGCCGATTATCCCAATCCCTACACGGGCGGGAAGAAGGTGCTGATGATCGGCGCCGATGAGCGTTACCTGCTGACCGATAACGGCTCCTTCTTCTCGACCGGCAACCATCCGGTGGAGACGCTGCTGCCGATGTACCATCTCGACAAGGCGGGCTTCGCCTTCGACGTGGCGACAGTGTCCGGCAATCCGGTCAAATTCGAATATTGGGCGATGCCGTCCGAAGACGAGGAGGTGAAGCGCTTCTTCGAGAAATATCACCCGCAGTTCAAACAGCCGCTGAAGCTGTCGGATGTGATTGAAGGTGGACTCAACGACTATATCGCAATCTTCGTCCCCGGCGGACATGGCGCGCTGATCGGCCTGCCGGAGAGCGAGGATGTCGCGGCGGCGCTGGAATGGGCGGCAGCGAACGACCGCTTCGTCATCTCGCTGTGCCATGGCCCGGCGGCGTTCCTCGCGGTGGGCGCCAGCGACATCTATCGCGGCTACAAGATCTGCGCCTTCCCCGACGCGCTCGACGCCAAGACGCCCGACATTGGATACATGCCCGGCCATCTGACCTGGAAGTTCGGCGAGAAGCTGAAAGGTCTTGGTTTCGAGATCGTCAACGATGACATTTCCGGGGCCGTCCATCAGGATCGCAATCTGCTGACCGGCGACAGTCCGCTGGCCGGGAACAATCTGGGCAAGCTCGCCGCCGAAGCTCTGCTCAAGGCAACGACCTCCGGATGA
- a CDS encoding NAD(P)H-binding protein → MKLLLVGATGLVGHEVLTQALEHPRVESVIALTRRPLTVAHRKLTAPVVRFDDLPEDAGWWQANAAICTLGTTIGKAGSREAFREVDHDYPLAVARLARAHGTQRFAIVSAMGANPNSVFFYSRVKGELEADLATLGFPSLTLVRPGLIGGDRAERRAGEQAAALALNLFGPVLPKAWRINSGSRIAEVLLDAALGDGTGIKIIGSAQMA, encoded by the coding sequence ATGAAACTTCTGCTCGTCGGCGCAACCGGCCTCGTCGGCCATGAGGTTTTGACGCAGGCCCTTGAACATCCGCGGGTCGAAAGCGTGATCGCCCTCACACGCCGTCCGTTGACGGTCGCTCATCGCAAGCTCACCGCACCGGTCGTCCGTTTCGACGATCTGCCCGAGGATGCCGGCTGGTGGCAGGCGAACGCCGCCATCTGCACGCTTGGGACGACGATCGGGAAGGCGGGTTCGCGAGAGGCGTTTCGCGAGGTCGATCATGACTATCCCCTCGCCGTCGCCCGGCTTGCCCGAGCGCATGGTACGCAACGCTTCGCCATCGTCTCGGCGATGGGCGCCAATCCAAATTCTGTGTTCTTCTATTCGCGGGTGAAGGGCGAACTGGAAGCCGATCTGGCCACGCTTGGCTTCCCATCTCTTACGCTCGTGCGGCCGGGGCTGATCGGCGGCGACAGGGCCGAACGACGCGCCGGTGAACAGGCCGCCGCGCTGGCCCTGAACCTGTTCGGCCCCGTCTTGCCCAAAGCGTGGCGGATCAATTCAGGCTCACGGATCGCGGAGGTTCTGCTCGACGCCGCCCTCGGCGACGGGACGGGAATCAAAATCATCGGCTCGGCGCAGATGGCCTGA
- a CDS encoding UBP-type zinc finger domain-containing protein, giving the protein MRDGINPEVPPSGTGCKECLETGGWWVHLRRCAQCGHVGCCDTSPSRHATAHFHATGHPVIRSFEPDEEWFFDYRDGAVFPGPNLVAPIARPVGQSVPGPEGAAPPDWMDYIHE; this is encoded by the coding sequence ATGCGCGACGGAATAAACCCGGAGGTTCCGCCAAGCGGGACAGGCTGCAAGGAATGTCTTGAGACGGGCGGTTGGTGGGTGCACCTGCGCCGCTGCGCCCAATGCGGTCATGTGGGATGTTGCGACACCTCCCCGTCGCGCCACGCAACCGCCCATTTTCATGCAACCGGCCATCCCGTCATACGCAGCTTCGAACCCGATGAAGAATGGTTCTTCGACTATCGCGACGGCGCCGTCTTTCCGGGACCGAACCTTGTCGCGCCGATCGCGCGTCCCGTCGGTCAGTCGGTGCCGGGGCCTGAAGGAGCCGCCCCGCCCGATTGGATGGACTATATCCACGAATAG
- a CDS encoding PA1136 family autoinducer-binding transcriptional regulator, with translation MTSALTAEQVFRSALAIEGAQTLAQIEAEVRATALPLGYDRFLLFSASAARDEVVERIYWVEGDWFGDGQGVDAETYIRRCPVNRHILDAREPFFWKKTRGKTGDLYKLVRIPRGRGIHGLQVPVFGPLGLEGAVSLGGEHIDFSPSVRLGLKLIAQTAFLAARTLLESPSVIQVETLSKREREVLAWTAAGRRQADIAVTLGLSERTVENHLRRIRHRLGVTTTAQAIRVGIRNGEINA, from the coding sequence ATGACGAGCGCCCTGACTGCGGAACAGGTCTTCCGAAGCGCCCTCGCGATCGAAGGCGCGCAGACCCTTGCGCAGATCGAGGCCGAGGTTCGCGCCACAGCGTTGCCGCTGGGCTATGACCGGTTCCTGTTGTTCTCCGCCTCTGCTGCGCGCGACGAGGTGGTCGAGCGCATCTACTGGGTTGAGGGCGACTGGTTCGGCGACGGCCAAGGCGTCGATGCCGAGACCTATATCCGTCGCTGCCCGGTGAATCGTCATATCCTCGACGCTCGCGAACCGTTCTTCTGGAAGAAGACGCGCGGCAAGACCGGTGACCTCTACAAGCTGGTCCGCATTCCTCGCGGACGCGGCATCCACGGCCTTCAGGTTCCGGTGTTCGGTCCTTTGGGACTGGAAGGAGCCGTCAGTCTGGGCGGGGAGCATATCGACTTCTCGCCGTCGGTCAGGCTGGGCCTGAAGCTGATCGCACAGACGGCGTTTCTCGCGGCGCGCACGTTGCTGGAATCGCCCTCCGTGATACAGGTCGAGACGTTGTCGAAACGGGAACGGGAGGTTTTGGCATGGACGGCCGCCGGGCGGCGGCAGGCAGACATTGCCGTGACGCTGGGGTTATCGGAGCGTACGGTTGAAAATCACCTGCGGCGCATCCGCCACCGTTTGGGCGTCACCACGACGGCGCAAGCGATCCGGGTCGGGATCCGCAATGGTGAGATCAACGCCTGA
- a CDS encoding TonB-dependent receptor: MRSEPGPGGRPARMDFIGEERMRFRFLLSSVSLLTVIPYAPAFAQDSHAPAEKGVDGTHSAVGDGTGLSDIVVTAQKREGRLQETPLAISAVDSATIDRRQVLSVQDLPALAPGVSVAQHAGYNRLFIRGIGLTSISNGQDPSVAFQVDGVVIGRPSAQLASFFDIERIEVLRGPQGTLYGRNATGGTVNLITRKPTEALSGYLDVGYGNYNSVDIDGAISGALDKAGDLRARLAFQRITHDGYGRDVTLNTPIDDQNSWAVRGTVEADPTDKIQITVSADYAKEDDHNYAFHGFGPYRADVPLPGLLMGGTLLANSRDIASEVNTTNKREFWGLAGTIKIDLGNGFSLQSITGYRHSHRGNITDPETTSYPVFSPVNTVETARQFSEELQVNYSSNRLKAVGGLFYYDEDLFAMLDLKWLLLGSQLGFPNAAYQEKGTVGIKSYAAYTEWTWEALDHVHFTVGLRYSDERRKSLGTLTIFNFLPPPNGANSVIPINQKKNWDAFTPKFGIDYKPNDNVMLYASATKGFKSGVLLAGNPNPPVDPEYIWAYEGGIKTTLLDRRLQLNSSVFHYDYTNLQVNQIVGNSIITKNAAAAKITGAELEMRAAPARGINLDASVTYLDAKFTSFTSTNPAYPAGPSVDLAGRRLVNAPKWALNAGAEVELPVGLPGSLSLRGDMAYTSKVYFTEFNDAALSQKAVAIFDASLRYEDAGNHWTASLFVKNLTNQMVLSNKFVAAGLTGYAINGGFKPPRLYGVRLGYKF; the protein is encoded by the coding sequence ATGCGCTCCGAGCCAGGGCCCGGCGGAAGACCGGCCAGAATGGACTTCATTGGGGAGGAACGCATGCGTTTTCGGTTTTTGCTGTCGTCGGTCAGCCTACTTACTGTTATTCCATACGCGCCTGCCTTCGCACAGGATAGCCACGCACCGGCGGAGAAGGGTGTCGATGGCACACATAGCGCCGTTGGAGACGGCACCGGTCTCAGCGACATCGTCGTAACGGCGCAAAAACGCGAAGGGCGGCTTCAGGAAACGCCGCTGGCGATCTCGGCCGTCGATTCTGCCACAATCGATCGCCGGCAGGTGCTTTCGGTTCAGGATTTGCCGGCGCTGGCCCCGGGTGTTTCGGTGGCGCAGCACGCCGGCTACAACCGGCTGTTCATTCGCGGTATCGGGTTGACCTCGATCTCGAACGGTCAGGATCCGAGCGTCGCGTTCCAGGTCGATGGCGTGGTGATCGGGCGTCCATCCGCCCAACTCGCCTCCTTCTTCGACATCGAGCGCATCGAGGTGCTGCGCGGCCCGCAGGGCACCTTATATGGCAGGAACGCGACCGGCGGCACCGTCAATCTCATAACGCGCAAGCCGACGGAGGCGCTGAGCGGGTATCTCGACGTCGGTTACGGCAATTACAACAGCGTCGATATCGATGGCGCGATCAGCGGCGCGCTCGACAAGGCGGGCGATCTGCGCGCGCGGCTGGCCTTCCAGCGCATCACGCACGACGGCTATGGCCGCGACGTCACGCTGAACACCCCCATCGACGACCAGAACAGCTGGGCGGTGCGTGGCACCGTCGAGGCGGACCCGACGGACAAGATCCAGATCACCGTCAGCGCCGATTATGCGAAGGAAGACGACCACAATTACGCCTTCCACGGTTTCGGCCCGTATCGCGCGGACGTGCCGCTGCCGGGGCTGCTCATGGGCGGCACCTTGCTGGCCAACAGCCGGGATATCGCCAGCGAGGTCAATACCACCAACAAGCGCGAATTCTGGGGATTGGCCGGGACGATCAAGATCGACCTGGGCAATGGTTTCAGCCTGCAGTCGATCACCGGATATCGTCACTCGCATCGCGGCAACATCACCGATCCGGAGACCACCTCCTATCCCGTATTCTCGCCGGTCAACACCGTCGAAACCGCCAGGCAGTTCTCCGAAGAGTTGCAGGTCAATTACAGCAGCAATCGCCTCAAGGCCGTGGGCGGATTGTTCTATTACGACGAAGATCTGTTCGCGATGCTCGATCTCAAATGGTTGCTGTTAGGTAGCCAGTTGGGTTTCCCCAATGCGGCCTATCAGGAGAAGGGGACGGTGGGGATCAAGTCCTACGCGGCTTATACCGAATGGACATGGGAGGCGCTGGACCATGTGCACTTCACCGTCGGCCTGCGGTATAGCGATGAACGCCGCAAATCGCTCGGCACGCTCACCATTTTCAACTTCCTGCCGCCACCGAATGGCGCCAATTCGGTCATCCCGATCAACCAGAAGAAAAACTGGGATGCTTTCACGCCCAAGTTCGGGATCGATTATAAGCCGAACGACAATGTCATGCTTTACGCCTCGGCGACAAAGGGTTTCAAGAGTGGTGTGCTGCTGGCCGGCAACCCCAATCCACCGGTCGATCCCGAATATATCTGGGCTTATGAAGGGGGCATCAAAACGACATTGCTAGATCGTCGACTGCAATTGAACAGCAGCGTGTTTCATTATGACTATACCAACCTTCAGGTGAATCAGATCGTCGGAAATTCGATCATTACCAAGAACGCCGCGGCGGCGAAAATCACCGGCGCGGAACTGGAAATGCGCGCGGCGCCGGCTCGCGGGATCAACCTCGACGCGTCGGTGACCTATCTGGATGCCAAGTTCACCTCCTTCACCTCGACCAATCCGGCTTACCCGGCCGGGCCGAGTGTCGATCTGGCCGGGCGTCGCCTGGTCAATGCGCCGAAATGGGCGCTCAACGCCGGCGCCGAGGTGGAATTGCCGGTGGGGCTGCCGGGCAGTCTCTCGTTACGCGGCGACATGGCCTATACATCGAAGGTCTATTTCACCGAGTTCAACGACGCCGCGCTGTCGCAGAAAGCGGTTGCGATATTCGATGCGTCGCTACGGTATGAAGACGCCG